In the Chroococcidiopsis sp. SAG 2025 genome, one interval contains:
- a CDS encoding SDR family NAD(P)-dependent oxidoreductase — MDNSFTRPLAVVTGASSGIGYELAKQFAQNGFDLLITATNSNLNEVAQTLEGMDAKVETVQADLVTYGGVEALYQKIQNTNRAVDAIAINAGVGVGGDFARETDLQDELNLINLNVVSSVHLAKRVVKDMVNRGKGRILFTSSIAALMPGSFEAVYAASKAFIQSFSEGLRNELKDTGVTVTALMPGPTETNFFHRAGMDDTNVGANQKDDPAEVAKQGFEALMKGKDSIIAGSLATKIQGAVSKVLPDTVNAELHRKLTEPGSANN; from the coding sequence ATGGATAATTCATTCACCCGTCCCCTAGCTGTCGTTACAGGTGCTTCCAGTGGTATCGGCTACGAACTTGCCAAACAGTTCGCCCAAAACGGTTTCGATCTCCTCATCACAGCCACTAATTCAAATCTGAACGAAGTTGCTCAGACATTGGAAGGGATGGATGCCAAAGTCGAGACGGTACAGGCGGATCTCGTTACCTATGGCGGTGTTGAGGCGCTATATCAGAAAATTCAAAACACTAATCGAGCAGTGGATGCGATCGCCATTAACGCAGGTGTTGGTGTTGGCGGCGATTTTGCTCGCGAAACCGATCTACAAGACGAACTCAATCTAATTAACCTCAACGTTGTATCGTCCGTCCATCTTGCCAAACGAGTTGTCAAGGATATGGTGAATCGCGGCAAGGGTCGAATTCTCTTCACGTCATCGATCGCCGCCCTGATGCCTGGTTCGTTTGAGGCAGTCTATGCAGCTTCTAAAGCCTTTATCCAATCCTTCTCGGAAGGGTTACGCAACGAGTTGAAGGACACAGGCGTAACTGTAACTGCGCTCATGCCAGGACCAACTGAAACTAACTTTTTCCACCGTGCCGGAATGGACGATACTAACGTAGGTGCAAACCAGAAGGACGATCCGGCTGAGGTTGCCAAGCAGGGATTTGAAGCTCTAATGAAAGGTAAGGATAGTATAATTGCCGGATCGCTCGCGACCAAAATTCAGGGTGCGGTGAGCAAAGTTTTGCCCGATACCGTCAACGCCGAACTGCACCGCAAGCTAACTGAGCCAGGATCGGCTAACAATTAA
- a CDS encoding pentapeptide repeat-containing protein, which produces MKDLLQKFSSLRDAIVRLSDRSGEHRVLLFDSRDAAYNVAFMLDGRWDECNSVVIPSSDEIAIKTAASLVEARWCDSGKSCTLLPKLSVETLKRRYVVGDRHFINANLMCADLSHLNLSQINFGWAKLRGANLSGANLSGADLTAADLSDANLSGADLSGANLLRADLTGANTSDTNLSGACLRGAIAFNLN; this is translated from the coding sequence ATGAAAGACTTACTGCAAAAATTCTCATCGTTGAGAGATGCGATCGTTAGATTGAGCGATCGCTCTGGGGAACATCGCGTTCTCTTATTCGATTCACGTGATGCAGCCTATAATGTTGCTTTCATGCTCGACGGTCGATGGGATGAGTGTAATAGTGTAGTCATACCTAGCTCAGATGAAATAGCAATTAAAACTGCTGCTAGCTTGGTGGAAGCAAGATGGTGTGACAGCGGTAAGTCTTGTACTTTATTACCCAAATTAAGTGTTGAGACATTAAAACGGCGCTACGTAGTTGGAGACAGACACTTTATCAATGCCAATCTCATGTGCGCCGATCTCAGCCATCTCAATCTCAGTCAGATTAATTTCGGCTGGGCAAAGTTGAGAGGGGCTAACCTCAGCGGCGCAAATCTCAGCGGAGCTGACTTGACTGCGGCAGATTTGAGCGATGCTAATTTGAGTGGAGCCGATCTGAGCGGTGCAAACTTATTGAGGGCAGACTTAACAGGCGCAAACACGAGCGATACCAATCTCAGTGGTGCTTGCTTGAGGGGGGCGATCGCCTTTAATCTAAATTAG
- a CDS encoding serine/threonine-protein kinase, with translation MLGKIIGRRYQVVQILGSSSYCQTYLARTLDRNQPAKCVIKHLLSTDKITDLSYRWQRLFSREIAALEKLQSYSQVPQLLDYFDEDRQFYLVQEYIVGQPLSQLMPPVRVKWSQQQVIELLYEVLSILEIVHSQGLIHRDLKPNNLIRRASDGKLVLIDFGSVKQAWTQVVTSSGQTQANYAIGLPATIAVGTSGYMPSEQSHGRPRPNSDIYALGMIGIQALTGMQPTQLLEDAETGEMIWQHLVTIAPELTAILNKMVRYHFLERYQSTTEALNALAPLVANAPEKVNTATAQTSTTVMPLVAKPADKSAGAVSIKYERIASRLGTALGVTSAFALLLGSYYALRPTTNISPTMARSQIVEASHTTEPSTSPHTSMTRTLTGHTNAVWAVAIARDGRTLVSGSGDKTIKFWDIGSGQLLRTLTGNSAEVISLALSQDGQMLTSASYSAQPAVKVWDLSTQGLQHAIGNVSKVWSVAMSPDRQTLVSSNADASIKIWDLPTRTLRRTLVGHADTVWSVAISPNGKTLVSGSKDRTIKIWDLRTGALRRTLLGHTDRVRSVAISPDGQTLVSSSWDKTIGIWQLHTGRRLRTLTGHSDYINSVAISPDSQMIASGSDDRQIKLWQLNTGELLTTFSGHQGNVNSLSFTPDGKSIISGSEDKTVKVWSLQGIN, from the coding sequence ATGCTAGGGAAAATCATTGGTCGGCGATATCAAGTCGTACAAATCCTCGGTAGTAGTAGCTACTGTCAGACCTACCTAGCACGCACTCTCGATCGCAACCAGCCTGCTAAGTGTGTGATTAAGCATTTATTATCCACAGACAAAATCACCGATCTCAGTTATCGCTGGCAACGCTTGTTCAGCCGAGAAATTGCGGCTTTAGAAAAACTCCAGTCCTATTCGCAAGTACCGCAGTTATTAGACTATTTTGATGAAGATCGACAATTTTACTTGGTACAAGAGTATATTGTCGGACAACCGCTAAGTCAACTCATGCCACCAGTAAGAGTCAAGTGGAGTCAGCAGCAAGTCATCGAGTTGTTGTATGAAGTCCTCAGCATTCTGGAAATAGTACACTCACAAGGACTCATTCACCGCGATCTCAAGCCTAATAACTTAATTCGCCGAGCATCGGATGGAAAATTAGTCCTAATTGACTTTGGCAGCGTTAAACAAGCTTGGACGCAGGTAGTGACATCATCAGGACAAACCCAAGCCAATTATGCCATCGGTCTTCCTGCCACCATAGCTGTAGGTACATCTGGTTATATGCCCTCCGAGCAAAGTCACGGACGACCGCGACCTAACAGCGACATTTACGCTTTGGGGATGATTGGCATTCAAGCCTTAACTGGAATGCAACCAACGCAATTATTAGAAGATGCCGAAACTGGGGAAATGATTTGGCAACATCTGGTAACGATCGCGCCAGAGCTAACAGCCATTTTAAATAAAATGGTACGCTACCACTTTTTAGAGCGATACCAGTCTACCACAGAGGCATTAAATGCCCTAGCGCCTCTAGTGGCAAATGCGCCGGAAAAAGTAAATACTGCTACAGCGCAGACATCCACCACAGTCATGCCTTTAGTGGCAAAACCAGCAGATAAGAGCGCAGGAGCGGTAAGCATCAAATACGAACGCATCGCCTCACGGTTAGGAACAGCATTGGGAGTGACTTCTGCATTTGCGCTGTTACTTGGTAGTTACTATGCTTTGCGACCGACAACAAATATTTCACCCACAATGGCGCGATCGCAAATTGTCGAAGCATCTCATACAACCGAGCCTAGCACCTCTCCTCACACCTCGATGACGCGCACCTTGACTGGGCATACTAACGCAGTGTGGGCGGTGGCGATCGCGCGTGACGGACGTACCCTAGTTAGTGGTAGTGGGGACAAGACGATTAAATTCTGGGATATTGGTTCTGGACAATTGCTACGTACCTTAACTGGCAATTCAGCTGAAGTCATATCGCTTGCCTTAAGTCAAGATGGACAAATGCTGACAAGTGCTAGCTACTCAGCTCAGCCAGCAGTCAAAGTTTGGGATCTATCCACTCAAGGATTACAACATGCAATTGGAAATGTTAGTAAAGTCTGGTCTGTTGCCATGAGTCCCGATCGCCAGACTCTTGTAAGTAGCAACGCAGACGCAAGTATCAAAATTTGGGATTTACCTACACGAACGCTACGCCGCACTCTTGTCGGACACGCGGACACAGTTTGGTCTGTTGCCATTAGTCCTAATGGTAAAACTTTAGTTAGTGGTAGTAAAGATCGAACGATTAAAATTTGGGATCTTCGTACCGGAGCATTACGCCGTACTCTTTTGGGACATACAGATCGAGTCAGATCTGTGGCGATTAGTCCTGATGGACAGACTTTGGTATCTAGTAGTTGGGATAAAACGATCGGAATTTGGCAGTTGCATACCGGACGGCGATTACGCACTTTGACCGGACATTCAGACTATATTAATTCAGTTGCTATTAGCCCAGATAGTCAGATGATTGCTAGTGGAAGTGACGATCGCCAAATCAAACTTTGGCAGCTCAATACTGGAGAGCTATTGACAACTTTTTCTGGACATCAAGGTAACGTAAATAGCCTCAGCTTCACTCCCGATGGCAAGTCAATTATTAGTGGTAGTGAAGACAAAACTGTCAAAGTTTGGAGTTTGCAAGGGATAAACTAA
- a CDS encoding saccharopine dehydrogenase family protein yields the protein MTARPYDVVLYGASGFTGKQTVQYFAQHVTPGEVRWAIAGRNREKLEQVKAQVGVNVDVLVADSQDATAIDNIVSQTRVLLNTAGPFALYGNKIVDACVRFKTHYVDITGETPWVKELCDRYHDRAAADGTRIIPCCGFDSVPSDLGTYLIVRYIQRELGTSCRAVKAYYQAMGGFNGGTLASAFNIYDSTQVSQVSNPFLLDPTSDRSPEEIERNRDPQFPQYDPDIDTWVAPFFMGAINTRVVRRSSALYSQWQEPYGIDFTYQEYLKFDPPLGWLPAVGITATTALFTGAIQQPPIRSLLQPLLPQPGSGPSEKTMNEGWFRCELLGLTSDGRKVGGLICDRGDPGNRATVKFLCESALCLALNEDKLPGGWQRGGILTPATGLGDVLAERLRHAGMTVDIDRNFCQR from the coding sequence ATGACCGCTCGTCCATACGATGTCGTACTTTACGGAGCTAGTGGTTTTACTGGAAAGCAAACGGTGCAGTACTTTGCCCAGCACGTAACTCCAGGCGAAGTACGTTGGGCGATCGCGGGTCGTAACCGTGAAAAACTCGAACAGGTAAAGGCACAAGTTGGTGTCAATGTCGATGTATTAGTCGCAGACAGCCAAGATGCAACTGCCATAGATAACATCGTGTCCCAGACACGAGTATTGCTGAATACGGCAGGACCATTTGCTCTCTATGGCAATAAAATTGTTGATGCCTGCGTGCGCTTCAAAACCCACTACGTTGACATTACAGGCGAGACTCCTTGGGTGAAGGAACTCTGCGATCGCTACCACGACAGAGCCGCAGCCGATGGTACTCGCATTATTCCCTGCTGTGGGTTTGATTCCGTGCCTTCGGATTTGGGGACTTACCTGATCGTTCGCTACATCCAACGAGAGCTAGGAACATCCTGCCGAGCGGTGAAAGCTTACTATCAAGCTATGGGCGGATTTAACGGTGGAACTCTAGCTTCTGCTTTTAACATCTATGATTCCACCCAGGTAAGTCAAGTCAGCAATCCTTTTTTACTCGATCCAACCAGCGATCGCTCCCCAGAAGAAATAGAACGCAATCGAGATCCACAATTCCCGCAATACGATCCCGACATTGATACGTGGGTAGCGCCATTTTTCATGGGTGCGATTAATACCCGCGTGGTACGCCGCAGCAGTGCCTTATACAGTCAGTGGCAAGAACCATACGGCATTGACTTTACCTACCAGGAATATCTGAAGTTCGACCCCCCGTTAGGGTGGCTGCCAGCAGTTGGTATTACGGCTACAACGGCTCTATTTACAGGTGCAATCCAGCAACCGCCAATCCGTAGTCTGCTGCAACCCCTTTTACCCCAACCAGGTAGCGGTCCGTCGGAGAAAACAATGAACGAGGGATGGTTTCGCTGCGAACTTTTAGGATTGACGAGCGACGGACGCAAGGTAGGGGGACTGATCTGCGATCGCGGCGATCCTGGCAACCGCGCCACGGTGAAATTTTTGTGCGAGTCAGCATTGTGTTTGGCATTGAATGAAGACAAACTACCTGGCGGTTGGCAACGCGGGGGTATCCTCACCCCCGCAACTGGACTCGGTGACGTTCTGGCAGAACGGTTGCGCCATGCAGGTATGACTGTCGATATAGATCGAAATTTTTGCCAAAGGTGA
- a CDS encoding filamentous hemagglutinin N-terminal domain-containing protein, with the protein MYFQLSPILGRWGVRLGLVGVVIGGAITSSSFANAFGTTALAQVVPDNTLGGENSVVTSTDSVDTISGGATRGGNLFHSFQQFSVPTNGAAIFNNATNIQNILTRVTGSSVSNIDGLIQANGAAILFLLNPNGIVFGQNARLNIGGSFIATTASSINFADGTQFSAIPGTGAPLLTVSVPLGLQFGTGSGNIINRASGVGLQVQPGRTIGLVSGNINLEGGRLTAEGGRIELGAVAAPGVVGINPDSSGFRFSFPTDLALADISLSNTALVDVRAGDGGSIAVNTRNLALFGGSALVAGIGGN; encoded by the coding sequence ATGTATTTCCAATTATCTCCGATTCTTGGGCGCTGGGGAGTAAGGCTAGGGCTGGTTGGTGTGGTGATAGGGGGTGCGATAACTTCGTCAAGCTTCGCTAACGCGTTTGGAACTACTGCGCTGGCTCAGGTTGTTCCAGATAATACATTGGGTGGAGAAAATTCTGTTGTTACCAGTACCGATAGTGTAGATACGATCTCCGGTGGGGCAACGCGAGGGGGAAATTTATTCCACAGCTTTCAACAGTTTTCTGTTCCCACCAACGGAGCAGCTATTTTTAACAATGCTACAAATATTCAAAATATCCTCACCAGGGTTACGGGTAGCTCAGTTTCTAATATCGATGGTTTGATTCAAGCCAATGGAGCAGCTATTTTATTTTTGCTCAACCCCAACGGTATAGTTTTCGGTCAAAATGCCAGGTTGAATATTGGCGGCTCGTTTATTGCGACGACGGCTAGCAGTATCAACTTTGCTGATGGAACGCAGTTTAGTGCTATTCCTGGTACAGGTGCGCCGCTGTTAACCGTGAGCGTTCCCTTGGGTTTACAATTTGGTACTGGTTCGGGGAATATCATCAACCGTGCTAGCGGCGTAGGTTTGCAAGTGCAGCCTGGGAGGACTATAGGATTAGTTAGTGGCAATATTAATTTAGAAGGAGGAAGATTAACTGCTGAAGGAGGACGAATTGAACTAGGCGCAGTTGCAGCCCCAGGAGTTGTAGGAATCAATCCTGATAGTAGTGGCTTCCGCTTCAGTTTTCCTACAGATTTAGCCTTGGCAGATATATCTCTATCCAATACAGCTTTAGTTGATGTTAGGGCTGGAGATGGTGGTAGTATCGCTGTCAATACCCGCAATTTAGCTCTGTTTGGCGGGAGTGCATTAGTTGCTGGCATCGGAGGAAATTAG